From Pseudopipra pipra isolate bDixPip1 chromosome 9, bDixPip1.hap1, whole genome shotgun sequence, a single genomic window includes:
- the CDC7 gene encoding cell division cycle 7-related protein kinase isoform X1: METVLKSHRDEQHPHQAEDFHRKLEQNSKLSGIKKDIEKLYEAVPQLVNVFKIKEKIGEGTFSSVYLATAQLQTGLEEKMALKHLIPTSHPLRIAAELQCLTVAGGQDNVMGVKYCFRKNDHVVIVMPYLEHESFLDILNSLSFEEVREYMFNLFKALRRIHHFGIVHRDVKPSNFLYNRQLKKYALVDFGLAQGTPDTKIELLKTAHSEDQQESCLQNNPIVALGNGASVSDTAPKQIAQQSASKAADRKSSSLSKAQIKQGRGGKEDSVHHSVQRSVFGERNFNVYSSTYQENSSTKVKLIKQAKVIDVSSRKLVTKKKIIFTKTVSNGAARKAAGPLDLPCDCYATDRVCSVCLSRPQQVAPRAGTPGFRAPEVLTKCPTQTTAIDMWSAGIIFLSLLSGRYPFFKASDDLTALAQIMTVRGSRETIQAARTFGKSVVCTQVVPTQNLRTLCEKLRGTNSGCRRSQGEVPNGSENDSALPFAVDKPCAPEALGKQIQQQKSFQEGDGALEIKATDMKGWDQVPDEAYDLLDKLLDLNPATRVTAKEALLHPFFKDVRL, encoded by the exons ATGGAGACGGTGTTGAAGTCTCACCGTGATGAACAGCACCCTCATCAGGCTGAAGACTTCCACAGGAAGCTTGAGCAGAACAGCAAGCTTTCAG gaataaaaaaagatattgaAAAACTTTATGAAGCGGTGCCACAGCTTGTAAATGTGTtcaaaattaaggaaaaaattgGAGAAG GTACTTTTAGTTCTGTTTACTTGGCCACAGCACAACTACAAACTGGATTAGAGGAAAAAATGGCTCTGAAACACTTGATTCCAACCAGCCACCCTCTGCGAATTGCTGCTGAACTTCAGTGCCTCACAGTAGCAGG GGGACAAGATAATGTTATGGGAGTTAAATATTGCTTTAGGAAAAATGATCATGTGGTTATTGTTATGCCATACCTGGAACATGAATCCTTCTTG GACATTCTGAATTCTCTTTCCTTCGAAGAAGTGAGGGAATACATGTTTAACCTGTTCAAAGCATTGAGGCGCATTCATCACTTTGGTATTGTTCACCGTGACGTCAAGCCCAGTAACTTCCTCTACAACAGGCAGCTTAAAAA GTATGCCTTGGTAGATTTTGGCTTGGCACAAGGAACCCCTGATACAAAAATTGAACTTCTGAAAACTGCCCACTCTGAAGACCAGCAGGAAAGTTGCTTGCAAAATAATCCCATTGTAGCCTTGGGAAATGGGGCTTCTGTCAGTGACACAGCACCTAAACAGATAGCTCAACAGTCAGCCTCAAAAGCAGCTGACAGAAAGTCCAGCTCACTTTCAAAAGCACAGATTAAacaaggaagaggaggaaag GAGGACTCTGTGCACCATTCTGTCCAGCGCTCTGTCTTTGGAGAGAGGAATTTCAATGTCTACAGTTCCACATACCAGGAGAACTCAAGTACAAAAGTAAAA CTTATAAAACAAGCAAAGGTGATAGATGTTTCATCTAGGAAGTTAGTAACAAAGAAGAAGATTATTTTTACCAAAACTGTGAGCAATGGGGCAGCCAGGAAAGCTGCCGGTCCCTTAGACCTGCCCTGTGACTGTTACGCAACGGACAGAGTTTGCAGTGTTTGCCTTTCAAG GCCTCAACAAGttgctcccagggcaggaacACCTGGATTCAGAGCACCAGAAGTGTTAACAAAGTGCCCCACTCAGACCACAG CAATTGACATGTGGTCTGCAGGAATCATattcctttctctgctcagtGGACGGTATccattttttaaagcaagtgATGATTTAACTGCTTTGGCACAAATCATGACAGTCCGTGGATCCAGAGAAACCATTCAGGCTGCTAGAACTTTTG GTAAATCAGTTGTGTGTACCCAGGTTGTCCCAACTCAAAACCTGCGAACCCTCTGTGAAAAGCTGAGAGGAACAAACAGTGGCTGTAGGAGATCTCAGGGAGAAGTGCCCAACGGGTCTGAAAACGACTCAGCTTTGCCATTTGCAGTAGACAAACCGTGTGCTCCTGAGGCACTTGGGAAACAaattcaacaacaaaaaagctttCAGGAAGGTGATGGTGCTTTGGAAATTAAGGCAACTGACATGAAAGGATGGGATCAGGTTCCTGATGAAGCATATGACTTACTTGATAAGCTACTAGACTTAAACCCTGCAACAAGAGTAACTGCAAAGGAGGCTTTGTTGCATCCTTTTTTTAAAGACGTAAGACTCTGA
- the CDC7 gene encoding cell division cycle 7-related protein kinase isoform X2 yields the protein METVLKSHRDEQHPHQAEDFHRKLEQNSKLSGIKKDIEKLYEAVPQLVNVFKIKEKIGEGTFSSVYLATAQLQTGLEEKMALKHLIPTSHPLRIAAELQCLTVAGGQDNVMGVKYCFRKNDHVVIVMPYLEHESFLDILNSLSFEEVREYMFNLFKALRRIHHFGIVHRDVKPSNFLYNRQLKKYALVDFGLAQGTPDTKIELLKTAHSEDQQEDSVHHSVQRSVFGERNFNVYSSTYQENSSTKVKLIKQAKVIDVSSRKLVTKKKIIFTKTVSNGAARKAAGPLDLPCDCYATDRVCSVCLSRPQQVAPRAGTPGFRAPEVLTKCPTQTTAIDMWSAGIIFLSLLSGRYPFFKASDDLTALAQIMTVRGSRETIQAARTFGKSVVCTQVVPTQNLRTLCEKLRGTNSGCRRSQGEVPNGSENDSALPFAVDKPCAPEALGKQIQQQKSFQEGDGALEIKATDMKGWDQVPDEAYDLLDKLLDLNPATRVTAKEALLHPFFKDVRL from the exons ATGGAGACGGTGTTGAAGTCTCACCGTGATGAACAGCACCCTCATCAGGCTGAAGACTTCCACAGGAAGCTTGAGCAGAACAGCAAGCTTTCAG gaataaaaaaagatattgaAAAACTTTATGAAGCGGTGCCACAGCTTGTAAATGTGTtcaaaattaaggaaaaaattgGAGAAG GTACTTTTAGTTCTGTTTACTTGGCCACAGCACAACTACAAACTGGATTAGAGGAAAAAATGGCTCTGAAACACTTGATTCCAACCAGCCACCCTCTGCGAATTGCTGCTGAACTTCAGTGCCTCACAGTAGCAGG GGGACAAGATAATGTTATGGGAGTTAAATATTGCTTTAGGAAAAATGATCATGTGGTTATTGTTATGCCATACCTGGAACATGAATCCTTCTTG GACATTCTGAATTCTCTTTCCTTCGAAGAAGTGAGGGAATACATGTTTAACCTGTTCAAAGCATTGAGGCGCATTCATCACTTTGGTATTGTTCACCGTGACGTCAAGCCCAGTAACTTCCTCTACAACAGGCAGCTTAAAAA GTATGCCTTGGTAGATTTTGGCTTGGCACAAGGAACCCCTGATACAAAAATTGAACTTCTGAAAACTGCCCACTCTGAAGACCAGCAGGA GGACTCTGTGCACCATTCTGTCCAGCGCTCTGTCTTTGGAGAGAGGAATTTCAATGTCTACAGTTCCACATACCAGGAGAACTCAAGTACAAAAGTAAAA CTTATAAAACAAGCAAAGGTGATAGATGTTTCATCTAGGAAGTTAGTAACAAAGAAGAAGATTATTTTTACCAAAACTGTGAGCAATGGGGCAGCCAGGAAAGCTGCCGGTCCCTTAGACCTGCCCTGTGACTGTTACGCAACGGACAGAGTTTGCAGTGTTTGCCTTTCAAG GCCTCAACAAGttgctcccagggcaggaacACCTGGATTCAGAGCACCAGAAGTGTTAACAAAGTGCCCCACTCAGACCACAG CAATTGACATGTGGTCTGCAGGAATCATattcctttctctgctcagtGGACGGTATccattttttaaagcaagtgATGATTTAACTGCTTTGGCACAAATCATGACAGTCCGTGGATCCAGAGAAACCATTCAGGCTGCTAGAACTTTTG GTAAATCAGTTGTGTGTACCCAGGTTGTCCCAACTCAAAACCTGCGAACCCTCTGTGAAAAGCTGAGAGGAACAAACAGTGGCTGTAGGAGATCTCAGGGAGAAGTGCCCAACGGGTCTGAAAACGACTCAGCTTTGCCATTTGCAGTAGACAAACCGTGTGCTCCTGAGGCACTTGGGAAACAaattcaacaacaaaaaagctttCAGGAAGGTGATGGTGCTTTGGAAATTAAGGCAACTGACATGAAAGGATGGGATCAGGTTCCTGATGAAGCATATGACTTACTTGATAAGCTACTAGACTTAAACCCTGCAACAAGAGTAACTGCAAAGGAGGCTTTGTTGCATCCTTTTTTTAAAGACGTAAGACTCTGA